gattgcgatTGAGACGAATGCGACACATGCCTCGCGCACAGTGgagcttcttccggtcaagcgtatgaggtaacacagcactgtgtatcatattagatacatttgactgtgttgaaaatgatgttagaCTAGAagttaaacaataagactaaatctTATTGTTTAACTAGagttaaacaataagactaaacgtgttgagctatataacaatcatttgttttctgtctataaatgtaaccaaacagttgttcccttgtctaataaaacgtAATTTGGTGTTTGGCATCTCtcgtttctacaaaataaaaccagaaacctagggtaacgcggatatgacgccattgacaggcgatTCCCGGACACGTCACGTATCCTTGGTTAAAAATCGcgattttctcacaatttacaaatagttggaaacatttgggatattgtatttgtaagtactcaactgaacaaaatatataacactggccaagtggtttttggatattttgctgcaaaatcttacatattgtgcctttaatataatcttaattaaaatgttaaaaaacacaaaacataaagATGTCCAACATTAAACTGACATTatggttttcctttttttttttttttttccttttttttttcttacaaccAAATTGCCATTGGTACATATCAGCTTAAATAGGAGGGATTTTGACTATTATCTTGGACAAAGTGGAGCCTTGGAATCAAAAAGGtttaggaaaaaaacaaaaaaacaaacaaacacacacacacacacgtgccaAGATGTGTATAATTCATTTCAATCAATATGTTGTAGAGTTAATAAAATATGGCAGAACTCACACTTCCTGGGCCACATGAAAACTTGCTCACCTTTCCACACAGGTAGACCACATTAGTGTCGGGGTCATAGAAGGGAAGCAACACTCCATTGCTGGTGTCCATTTCGTGCACTGATATCGGTTCTTCCATGTTTTTCTAAAAGAGCACagcaaaatatttcataatagtgcataaaaattcttaatttttcaaaaaatttagAGAAAATCCATTTGTTTGGCTTACTGGATTCCATAAGGCCAGCTGCCGCTCACTCATACGACTGAAGCCGGTAGTGAAGATGTTTCCATCAGCCAGAAAGATGGCCCTCATGGGCCGGGCCCCCTCATGGGCCTTATCCTTCTCCTGTGATCATCAATGCCAGTAAGACACTCAGAACTGTGAAAATAAAGAGTCCTCAGCTTAATTTTGAGATGTTTTCACTTACCGCAGTGATCTTTCCCTTGCGTGGATCGATAACGCGCACTTTCTTATCCTTGCATGCGGTACAAATGAGGCTGCCGTTGCGACTCCAGCAGACGCTGAAGATCACGTCAGGATGCATGTCCTCTAGGTTGATCAGAGCTTCTCCTGTGCCCACGTTCCAAATAATGATGAGATTATCACATCCTGACAGAGGAGAGAagacaaaattgtttttttgatCATTCACCCACAGGTTTTTGATGCTCAAGATAATAAACGCAAGGGTTTTTATGTAGCGCACTTGCTTTTAACATCTCTTACCTGCACTTAGCAGAACATTGCGAGCTGTTGGATGCCACGTCACAATTCCCACCCTCTTGGAGTGACCCTCCAACACCACGACTGGCTCAGAAAGAGCTGAGGTGAGGCCGTTCTCAGGGATTTGCCACACCTTTGAGACAAAATGGGAATATTTGAATAATGATAATTACTCTTTTTGACACTTTTTGGTTTCTGAGCATCCTTTTTATGAGGGGGATGTAGTGAAGGAGCTGAGCATACCATTACTGTACAATCTTCAGAGCCGCTGGCAATGACATGATCATTGTGCGGGCACCAGTCAATGTCCAGCACGGGGCCTGTGTGACCACAAACAGTGGGGTAGGCCTTGTCAATACGACCCGTCTGCAAGACAGGAAGCAGGGACAGAGAGTATGAATTTATGTCTCATCTTGCATAATTCTGACCAACAAAGCCTATTCAAATTGCACATTTCAAAAATGCTGAGTGGACATTTAATTCATATGCGGTTATGGCTTACCTTTTGCAGAGGCAGAACAAGGAAAGCTCCACCCCCACTAGCCTCCACAATAATAGCAACAAATTTGGGGTTTACTGCACAAAAGGCACTGTCCCAGGTAACCCGCGAAACCCTAATGTCATCATAGCACTGGTCATTCTTCACCGCCTGACCAAACACATGACGGAATTTACTCTGTCGTACCACTCGTCTGATCATTTCTGAGAAGACAAGAGAagagaaatgttttgttcttacttgtaattattttttatatttaaaataatactttgttTAGAAATTCAATGTTTATTATCATTACTACTACCTGAcagtttatattttgcagtataacAGTCATAATGGCACACGAATGAAAGGATAttcaatgtttttcttttgcttgcAGACTTAATATTGACAGTGTATCATGTTAGAGTAAGATGAGCAGTCAGCTAGAGAGCACTGGGAAATGGTTTTCCATTTCACTCTGTATATGCACTTCTCCATAAAAGACAAGCAGAAAATgcagttttgtgtgtgtgaatttcaTTGAGCCACTGTGTAAAAACTTCTTGTTATGAGAAAGCCAAGCCATGCTCTGATGACAGCTTGTTTAaattatacacacatatatattaaagttacttaaaaaatcctatatttaataaacttttttattaGTACATACTGTAAAAAGTGAATACGGTGTATACGGTGAGTTGTTAGCATAAGaatctatttttttcctcaaactAACCCTTAAAAACTACTTTCGTGGGTGTAACCTTATGTAGTCAGGTTGATTCtatcatattaaaatatttttttgacttCATCAGTTATTAATTTACTTGTTATCAAATGAAGCCCACTTGACAAAATTGTTTTATAGTGTCTGAAAGTTCATGCATCATATGTagactataaaaataaactatttcttAAACAGATAtacaatttgtattttttatttatcatccaCAATAAAAGTAAGATACAATTCAATATAACCTAATAAAGCCTAATAAAATCCTAATGAGCTGCCAAAATAGATATTTCTTACGATGCTACACACACCAATGATGCTCAAAAAGGATGCACACACCTATGATTCCCAGGAATGCAGTCTAGTTAGCAGATTTTGAGACACGACCAGAGTGCTTATAGTGCTATAAAGGGTATAACAGATAAATTAATTGATATTCATAATTATACATTAACAATCACTGGTTATACGAGTCGCCTGAAGCACTTGCTGAGATGAGCTCGTAGGGCCCTGATTGGTGACGGTGTCCCCCTAAATAATAGCAACTACCATTaataacaatgataataaataaagtcGATTTCAAAAAGCTGTGtttgggagaataaaatgtGGTCATCACAATAAAGCCATGGATGTGTTTTTGGAAATAGGTCAGATGTATGgcggtgtgagtgtgtgtttgctttCTAATGGCCGAGCTGCGTTATTGATGATGCTGATGAGCATACCGGCGAAAAAACCCCTCACACCAGCATTTAAATTTctactaaaataacaattaagATAAAGAGTGAGagataaaacacacatatatatgagaTAAAGATGAGGAGAAATATAAGATATTCGCCAATAGTGCAAGAGTGAGAATGAAAAAACATGACATAATCGATAAATGGGCAGGCTTCTGCTGGTGTGAGAAAATGAGAGCTAATCGCTAACcgaacaaatgaatgaaaagaGCTGAAAAAGCATCAGTAATGCAGCTTGTTTTGAGCCGAGCGTGTTTTTCGTTGCATGCGCTGGTGAAATGCGACGTGCCCCTTTGGAGTGGAGGCGTGCTATCTAACGTACCCGGCACAGGTCATTATGGTCAACTTTCAATTAATATCTCACTACTTAGTCTTATCTCGCCAAATGCAAGATTATCAAAGGCTAGATATGGCCTCACGTGTCAGAAAATGACGCTAAATGCAGCATTCACTAGCGCAAGTTTTTTCGGTTAGGTACTAGCTGTTTCTAGAGCTTGTTTTAAATCAGTGATGCTTGCTAAAATCGAGCTAGCATTCCAGTAGAGGCTAGTGCAACACTGACCTGCCTTGCATTAATATGAGCAAACGCAAAACGCTTACCTTTATCAGTACTAGGTCTCTCAGAGCGTCAAATTCAAagcattaatttattttctcacaGATTCAGTTTGTGCTGGTGACTGTCTCAGTGAATTGCGGCTAGCCACAATAGCTTCCCTCCTCTCCTTTATTCTGAATGAACGGGAGAAAACGCCCTTGTTCTCCTCTCCCCTCCCCTCCTCCTCATGTCCTCCTACATGGACATCAGTTCTATGTGTGTGAATAAGAAGTAGGCGTACAAATTGTACCGTACTGGCCGACAGGTCACTGTGGTTTAAATGGTAAGGACATCTTATACATAAAAAAACCTTTGAGCATCTCTCCATTGCAAACATTACCTTGCTTTTCCATcttgtgtatttaaacacactgtGCTTGGGAGCTGATAATGTTACAGGAGTAATTATGTTAAGAGTGAAAAAGGATGAAGTCATTCTCACATTGGATTATGTTACAAAGTGCACTGTGCCATAAAATCTAATTTGGAATCTTATTTTTCTGTTTCAGTGTGGTGTAGAGCTTTTTAAACTTTGTGATATTAaggacccccaaatatgatgaTCTGAGGgacatattatattacattgtatAATAAAGGAAACATTTTTACACCAATAAATAATTGGCTTGTATATTGTACTAAAGCAAGtggttgaaatataatttttttccattaacCATCTACAACCTCAATGCCGGATcaacagaaagaaaagaaaattccAAACAACGTTACGGTGCAACCGTGTATATACACTGCCCGgtccaaaaaaaaagtcactgtttggattttaatcgGCAAATAcataagaatctatgaatggatcattattacagtgattattatgtttctagcatgttatatgtttggcaacggttcttttaacccttaaagattgagtgtgtagcttttcatttcttaaacaaccatgtaggaagacacatcatggccatattccaggatgacaatgtcaagattcaccagggttaaaattgtgaaaaaatggttcagagagcaggaagaatcattttcacacatgaattggcacatctgagtccagaccttaatttcattgaaagtctttgggatgtgctggagatacaagatcttgaccaaaaattgatgcacctcttgatggaaataacatcacaacatttatttccatcaagaggtgcataattttttggtcaagatcttgtattgacaaagcaagaggtgagcactctgtaaagtctactccagcacatcccaaagacttacaTTGAGGTTAAGgccagtgccaattcatgtgtgaaaatgattcttcatgctccctcccaacaattctttcacaatttgagcctgatgaatcttgacattgtcatcttgggatatggccatgatacatcttaatacatggttgtttaagaaatgaaaagctacacacgccatcttttagggttaaaagaaccgttgccaaacatataacatgctagaaaaataataatcactgtaataatgatccatccagactcttaagtatttgcctattaaaatccaaacagcgactttttttttgacCGGGCAGTGTATTTCTTATTGGCTGTTCATGTTGTTGCAAATAATCATAGGTATGGTCTCATCCTCTTGTAGAAGTGTAGTGCATTTAATGGATTGCTGTTATAGTCTAATGTTAGATTATACACCAAGTACTGTGATGCTACAGTAATGATATCAGGTATTGTTATAAATGGTATCATTTGTATGTATATCTACAGCAGGGTTTACATATGCTACTAAGTACTAGTCAAGAAAATCCtcacaaaaatgtccataatACATGCCATAATAATGCATTTTCACCTGACAGACAGCTTAGATAACTGTGCATATGTCTTACTTAAAACTGAAATTTGATCAAGATTCTCTATAACCCTGTCAGCTTTATACTGTATGAAAACTAGGAATTCAATCAGCTGTCTTACCTTTCTTTGGTGAGGATCTTCTTTCCATTTTATGGGGAGATGTTTGTACATCAAAGGCTGTCTTCATTTGCGATACTTTTAGAGTCTGGCTTCCCACAGCCACATCTGGCCTGGCTTCCATTATGTTTGTCCTGCTGTGATGTATCACTTTCTCCTGGATTTTGTTGCTGTCTCTAATGAGTTCGGAGACAGGCCTATATCTGGACACTTCGTTTTCATCTGAAGCGGAGGAATCACTGCTTGGAATTCTACAGGCGGCGTGAGGATATCTGGTTGGGACTGCAGTGGGTTTAGAGTCTTCATCCTCAATGTCCATCATGTAGCTTTCAGAGTCACGTCTACCATATTTCAAAGGATGTTCCACATTTTCCACATTAGAGTCTTTGCTTGCTTGGATCTTCTCTGTGTCTGTTTTAGCAAATGGATTTTGAGGCTTCTTTGGCACAGGTGGTGGTGGGccctttatttttgctttttttttcaataatggTCTCAGCTGAGACATATCCATTTCTTTTAGTTCTCTATCATCGACAGTTTCTATCAAGTTATCGCAGTCAGGTGCAACAATTTCATCGTATGGGGCTAAATAATATCTTGGAATATCAGCAGCTTCAGGCTCTATGGACATGCACATGCAGGATGGGGACTCGATATAAGGCAACATATCAAGAGATGATGCATGTGTATTAAAATCCTCAGCGGACTGCAGTGCTGCCTGCCTTCTgtccattttaatgtttttgagcagCAGGTCCAAATATTCGCTCGGCTCGTCTATGGAATGAGGAGCAGATTTCTTGCGGCCAATGGCTTTTTTAAAGGGATTCTTTGGTTTCTTTGGAACAGGTGGTGGTGGTCCTTTGATTTTGGCCTTTTTTTCTGTCTGAGCATCTGTGGGTAAGACGTCAGGGATCATGCTCTGTATTTCAGCGTGAGGAACGTACATATGAGAGATGTCAGATGACTTCCTCGCCTCCTGATCAGGAAATGTATGAATCTGAAGTGGTGGTGTGATCACAGCCGTGAAATAGAGAGGCTCTTTTTCCCGTTGCAAAGAAGCCTTCTGTGTGACTCTCGCAGTGACACCGCCATCAAAATCTGAGCGAGAAAAAGAGTTAAAATGGTTAACGATAATTTGATCTAAAGGTTTACTGCTGGAAAGAATCTCTTTGACCTCTGTTTCTGCACCATCCAGCCTGTAGATCTTTGGATCACATACTCTTTTGTCCAGATGCACTTCTTGAATTTTACCTTTTTCTCCTGATAATTTAACTAAAGGTGAAGTATTGCGTCTTCCATTAAGATGACCATCACAATCTTTCCTGCTGTCTGTGAATTTTGACTGAACGGCTTTTTGATAAACAGATTTACTGTCTCTTTTCACACATGGTGAATCTGCTCCCCACACTCCCTTTTTGGCTGGGTGAGGTGCATTGCTAACAGGGACTTTTTTAGCACTGGATTCAGTTAAACTCTCAGATGACATGACTGCTGAGTGCTTTTCCATGACAGTGAATGCCCCCTTGTCATCATTTTTCTTCTCAGTGTGAAACAAAGTTTTTCTTTGGCTTAAATCTGGATGGAATGTGCTTAATGCCTTTTGTTCAGAGTCCTCCTCAATCCTTAACAGAACTAGAGCTGTGTCTGTATTTGTGGGTTCAGTAACACTCTCAGAGTCAGAGTCGAATGTTGTCACTCTagattttaataaacaaagttCATCGAAGGGAGTATGCAAGATTTTGTTCTTACCTTCAGTTTTACCCCATGCAGGATCTTTAGTCTCTTCTTTTCCCAAAAATGGTGTATGGAAAGTTGGGTTTCTTTGGTCTTTTCTGAAGTTTTCTTTGGGTGTTGCTGCAAAATTTGTCTGTGAGGCATCATAAGGTTCTTTTAAAATACATGTTGACATATCTGGACTGATATTTTTGTCCTTCTGTAAATTATCCTGCTTATTTGCACTCCGAAGCCACGGGCGACTTGAATGTGAATGGAGTCCAGTGATTGACGGACACGTAGTCACAGTCTCCATCTCCAATCTGTCCGGATCAGGAATTTCTTTGTGTTGAACAGTTCCAGCACTTTCTTTGCAAACTTTGTCACAACTTTTCCTAATTTTAGCACTACTTAGGGTCTGAACTTCATCTTTATCTTTACTCTTTGAAACTCTTATTTCCTGGAATGGCTGTCTTTCAAGTAAATTAGCATTCTCCGATTCCAAAGAGAATTTCCTCTTTATTTCAACATCACCACTCATCTTT
This Ctenopharyngodon idella isolate HZGC_01 chromosome 5, HZGC01, whole genome shotgun sequence DNA region includes the following protein-coding sequences:
- the coro1cb gene encoding uncharacterized protein coro1cb isoform X1 — translated: MGQKPVKELGKEDVLSSVVSDYEILNHSEEEAHSNCQEETDQNFVHLDTSILEPCPGQELTRPNDNNTEPSFNQGGKKISKSHDTDVSQNVRTPNPQLSLAGGPCASEFKTVTSDATATDISTAVDQQQPDKTEGMTNKTHLKDTPNMLEGSCQGDSTDDAVSVEKNEKRTLVDRHNSMLEKEAMTKMSGDVEIKRKFSLESENANLLERQPFQEIRVSKSKDKDEVQTLSSAKIRKSCDKVCKESAGTVQHKEIPDPDRLEMETVTTCPSITGLHSHSSRPWLRSANKQDNLQKDKNISPDMSTCILKEPYDASQTNFAATPKENFRKDQRNPTFHTPFLGKEETKDPAWGKTEGKNKILHTPFDELCLLKSRVTTFDSDSESVTEPTNTDTALVLLRIEEDSEQKALSTFHPDLSQRKTLFHTEKKNDDKGAFTVMEKHSAVMSSESLTESSAKKVPVSNAPHPAKKGVWGADSPCVKRDSKSVYQKAVQSKFTDSRKDCDGHLNGRRNTSPLVKLSGEKGKIQEVHLDKRVCDPKIYRLDGAETEVKEILSSSKPLDQIIVNHFNSFSRSDFDGGVTARVTQKASLQREKEPLYFTAVITPPLQIHTFPDQEARKSSDISHMYVPHAEIQSMIPDVLPTDAQTEKKAKIKGPPPPVPKKPKNPFKKAIGRKKSAPHSIDEPSEYLDLLLKNIKMDRRQAALQSAEDFNTHASSLDMLPYIESPSCMCMSIEPEAADIPRYYLAPYDEIVAPDCDNLIETVDDRELKEMDMSQLRPLLKKKAKIKGPPPPVPKKPQNPFAKTDTEKIQASKDSNVENVEHPLKYGRRDSESYMMDIEDEDSKPTAVPTRYPHAACRIPSSDSSASDENEVSRYRPVSELIRDSNKIQEKVIHHSRTNIMEARPDVAVGSQTLKVSQMKTAFDVQTSPHKMERRSSPKKEMIRRVVRQSKFRHVFGQAVKNDQCYDDIRVSRVTWDSAFCAVNPKFVAIIVEASGGGAFLVLPLQKTGRIDKAYPTVCGHTGPVLDIDWCPHNDHVIASGSEDCTVMVWQIPENGLTSALSEPVVVLEGHSKRVGIVTWHPTARNVLLSAGCDNLIIIWNVGTGEALINLEDMHPDVIFSVCWSRNGSLICTACKDKKVRVIDPRKGKITAEKDKAHEGARPMRAIFLADGNIFTTGFSRMSERQLALWNPKNMEEPISVHEMDTSNGVLLPFYDPDTNVVYLCGKGDSSIRYFEITDEAPYVHYLNTFSSKEPQRGMGYMPKRGLDVNKCEIARFYKLHERKCEPIIMTVPRKSDLFQDDLYPDTAGPDPALEAEEWFEGKNGEPILISLKHGYVPGKNRDLKVVKKNLLDNKATKKVEEPATPQKPASPQLTRKNEVKLEELLREVKSLRDLVTLQDRRIAKLEEQVAKVAI
- the coro1cb gene encoding uncharacterized protein coro1cb isoform X2, with protein sequence MGQKPVKELGKEDVLSSVVSDYEILNHSEEEAHSNCQEETDQNFVHLDTSILEPCPGQELTRPNDNNTEPSFNQGGKKISKSHDTDVSQNVRTPNPQLSLAGGPCASEFKTVTSDATATDISTAVDQQQPDKTEGMTNKTHLKDTPNMLEGSCQGDSTDDAVSVEKNEKRTLVDRHNSMLEKEAMTKMSGDVEIKRKFSLESENANLLERQPFQEIRVSKSKDKDEVQTLSSAKIRKSCDKVCKESAGTVQHKEIPDPDRLEMETVTTCPSITGLHSHSSRPWLRSANKQDNLQKDKNISPDMSTCILKEPYDASQTNFAATPKENFRKDQRNPTFHTPFLGKEETKDPAWGKTEDFDGGVTARVTQKASLQREKEPLYFTAVITPPLQIHTFPDQEARKSSDISHMYVPHAEIQSMIPDVLPTDAQTEKKAKIKGPPPPVPKKPKNPFKKAIGRKKSAPHSIDEPSEYLDLLLKNIKMDRRQAALQSAEDFNTHASSLDMLPYIESPSCMCMSIEPEAADIPRYYLAPYDEIVAPDCDNLIETVDDRELKEMDMSQLRPLLKKKAKIKGPPPPVPKKPQNPFAKTDTEKIQASKDSNVENVEHPLKYGRRDSESYMMDIEDEDSKPTAVPTRYPHAACRIPSSDSSASDENEVSRYRPVSELIRDSNKIQEKVIHHSRTNIMEARPDVAVGSQTLKVSQMKTAFDVQTSPHKMERRSSPKKEMIRRVVRQSKFRHVFGQAVKNDQCYDDIRVSRVTWDSAFCAVNPKFVAIIVEASGGGAFLVLPLQKTGRIDKAYPTVCGHTGPVLDIDWCPHNDHVIASGSEDCTVMVWQIPENGLTSALSEPVVVLEGHSKRVGIVTWHPTARNVLLSAGCDNLIIIWNVGTGEALINLEDMHPDVIFSVCWSRNGSLICTACKDKKVRVIDPRKGKITAEKDKAHEGARPMRAIFLADGNIFTTGFSRMSERQLALWNPKNMEEPISVHEMDTSNGVLLPFYDPDTNVVYLCGKGDSSIRYFEITDEAPYVHYLNTFSSKEPQRGMGYMPKRGLDVNKCEIARFYKLHERKCEPIIMTVPRKSDLFQDDLYPDTAGPDPALEAEEWFEGKNGEPILISLKHGYVPGKNRDLKVVKKNLLDNKATKKVEEPATPQKPASPQLTRKNEVKLEELLREVKSLRDLVTLQDRRIAKLEEQVAKVAI
- the coro1cb gene encoding coronin-1C-A isoform X3, with product MIRRVVRQSKFRHVFGQAVKNDQCYDDIRVSRVTWDSAFCAVNPKFVAIIVEASGGGAFLVLPLQKTGRIDKAYPTVCGHTGPVLDIDWCPHNDHVIASGSEDCTVMVWQIPENGLTSALSEPVVVLEGHSKRVGIVTWHPTARNVLLSAGCDNLIIIWNVGTGEALINLEDMHPDVIFSVCWSRNGSLICTACKDKKVRVIDPRKGKITAEKDKAHEGARPMRAIFLADGNIFTTGFSRMSERQLALWNPKNMEEPISVHEMDTSNGVLLPFYDPDTNVVYLCGKGDSSIRYFEITDEAPYVHYLNTFSSKEPQRGMGYMPKRGLDVNKCEIARFYKLHERKCEPIIMTVPRKSDLFQDDLYPDTAGPDPALEAEEWFEGKNGEPILISLKHGYVPGKNRDLKVVKKNLLDNKATKKVEEPATPQKPASPQLTRKNEVKLEELLREVKSLRDLVTLQDRRIAKLEEQVAKVAI